Proteins encoded together in one Phoenix dactylifera cultivar Barhee BC4 unplaced genomic scaffold, palm_55x_up_171113_PBpolish2nd_filt_p 000064F, whole genome shotgun sequence window:
- the LOC103696424 gene encoding uncharacterized protein LOC103696424, whose translation MGRGRGKGRKLTVVTSHEDPGSGGEEVLPAYKRRGRPQKPLKEDIDEEDTAKIEEEEGDDAKPFALSKDIKGSTVENGKKRKRYSQVKENSESVLEENGTGVRSINEESTRSNGFRQNGSRRKSKPRRAAEAGVESK comes from the coding sequence ATGGGTAGAGGCagagggaaggggaggaagTTAACAGTAGTAACAAGTCATGAAGATCCAGGGAGTGGTGGTGAAGAGGTTCTTCCTGCATATAAGAGGAGGGGAAGGCCACAAAAGCCTTTAAAAGAAGACATTGACGAAGAGGATACTGCAAAgattgaggaagaagaaggagatgatGCGAAACCTTTTGCCTTGAGCAAAGATATAAAAGGCTCGACAGTTGAGaatgggaagaagaggaagaggtatTCACAAGTGAAAGAAAATTCTGAATCAGTCCTGGAGGAAAATGGTACTGGGGTGAGATCCATCAATGAGGAGTCAACTAGGTCTAACGGCTTTCGGCAAAATGGAAGCCGGCGAAAGAGCAAACCTCGGCGGGCTGCTGAAGCAGGAGTTGAGTCCAAGTGA